One Nicotiana tomentosiformis chromosome 1, ASM39032v3, whole genome shotgun sequence genomic window, ttgatactaggcgttggtaagtagctcctgcattttttagcccgaagggcatcacattattacaatatgttccatatttggtgacaaatgaagtctctTCCTGGTCtttcgggttcatttggatttgattatacccgaaataggcatcgagaaaagaaggatctcgtggccggccgtgacatcgatcatgcgatcgatgttaggtagtggaaaagaatctttgggggcATACCTTGTTTAAATCcctgtaatctacacacattctaagtttgttcctttttttagggactacaattacattggctaaccattcgggatattttacctcccgaatggaccctattctgagaagtttagttacctcgtcctttatgaatgcgtgctttaccttgGAGTGGGattttctcttttgctttaccgaaaaacggatagagttgaatttgtacgtagttctaaagatatgtggtatatcttgatacaaatcgtaaggataaatagaaatatcaaatatggattgtaaagaatgcaaaataaacaaggttggaaagaagatgattttaggactaagcaagatgaatcaatttatgaagtttaaaagaataactcttgaatataagagagtatggtgcttgaattacaatgtaagcaaaggACTATCttttacagaaatgtagccatgctctttatagtggaggatcctacttttagatataattaaaaatatatagtgtgagacccatgataaattagtttttccataattcctgccaggattctctcctctagtgggattgcagctgctcttgtctgtgagctcgatattgacttgagttttcggtcttgactcgagctctcgatcttgactcgagctcgattctgactcggattcctatattgattcggggtcagtgttggtcggtctctgaatcataagctcgataactttactttgcatcatagttcgacttggattcgagcttgataataacaTCGAGCTCGACGTTGATTGGTCCTTCGGGCTCGAAGCTTCGAGACCtaacttcggacctcaacctgatactATGAAGACGCTTCTCTGATCCAATGTATTATCAGTTAaaccagttcgtacgaaggactaactGGTTTTTACCGTATACAATATTAAATTGTACTAATCATATAAATTCGTTTCCATTGTCGGTAGATATATGTTAAATTCTTATATGTCTCTTAGTTTTTAAGGACGCACATCATTCTTTGAACAAGTTTAACTATTCGCTTGGCACCTCAATTAACTATAGTTCGTATCTTTTGTTTGGGACGTCCCTCAATTTATTTAAAACTCCATTACTTACCCATTTAAATAAAGTTTTAGCTGCCAATCTTTGTCCCCTCTTTTTGTATCCTGCTTGCTTATGTTATTTACTCGCTTTTCCCTTTTTTATGTGTTTTCTACTGTACTTTTACTTTAGTCAAATGCTTGAATGgaaaataatgattttttttCCGTATTCTACTATTTCCCCCCATTTGGGACGTTACATCAATAAAATATAGCTTTTGAAAACATATTCCATCTCAATATTCCAAAATTGAGAGTAAGCACTTCatcattaaattaaaaaaaaacaatttaaTACATCTGCGGTGATGGACTAAATAAAAGAAAACACATTTGAGAACCtggtaaagaaaaaaataaggaaaaagtaaAATACTGCTATGAGATTGTTGACAATAAattcaataaaaataaaaaacaaatgaaaaaaatgaTGTCTGGTTTAGTTGGGCTGGAAATCTTTATGGGCTTCGTTTGGATCGAAATTCTGTGTCTTACGGTAGGCTCTCTCAAGCTCCCTAACCCTAACATATCCAGATTGGGCCCACTCATCGATTTTGGGCAGAGAGACCCGAACTTGAATCCGAAAAGGCCCATCTCCACTTCTGCCTTACTTCCTAATTCCTATATATATGTACTATAAGAAAGTTTACAATATGTTGAAAAAAGACTTCTCTTTTGATTTGATAGGGGCAAGAGGTGACGACTTTTATAGTGTGCAACTATTAATTTGTTGGATATCTTATCCTTCAAGTtaaattttcttaattttttttttaaaaaattgttcTCAAAATAATTGTAAGTACTTACCCCTTCTCCAAGAAGAGTCAACTTCCCTTTTTTCAAGCAAGTCGTACCACTATGAAGATGGAGatattagattttttttttatttatttcaaataggAAATATTAAATTAACTTTTTGTATTAAAAGAATTACTCTGACttgataaaaaaaaattgctACTACATTATAGTGTCCATATGTTCTTTCACAGCTAAGAGTTGATTAACTACAACTATGATTTTTTCGGGTGAAGTTGCTCCTTCTGTCTTATTTTACTTGCCAATAATAGTTAGCTAAGTGATTTAGTAAACCCAAACACAAAAATGAGAGCAGAGTTTAAATTGTAACCAAACATTGCAAAACATTAAAGTATTCCGCTTAACATGATTTTCTTTGAGCGTTTCATTATATTAGAGAATTAGCAAATATAGGAGAACAGTACAGTAGCATTAAAAAGCTAATTTGACCACTCAATTATTCCAATATCCGTTAAGGAAGGATAACAATATTTGTATTTCGTATATAGTTACAAGCACTTAAATACAAACTAATATACAAATCTTTGACTGAATTACAAACAAATAGTTTTGCTGataaaacaaataaaaggaaagaaaaattaGAAAGATTTCTCACTCCCCCGACATAAATAACGAATCACTCTTCATTGTTGTGTTCTTCGCCAGCTTCATTACCATAGAAATTCTCGGGCCTATGATAGGTTCTTTAATAATGGGCCGGGCCATCTTCATTAGGACTGAAATTCTCGGGCCTATGATATGTTCTCTCATGATCCGTGGCCCTGAACCAGCATTCATGGGCTGGGCCACCTTCATTAGGACTACAATTCTCGGGCTCAAGCTCCCGGGCCTTTGACACAACCGGAATGGACCCACTCACACATTCTCGGAACTTTATAGTTTTGGGCAACATAAACTCCACAAAGAAAGCCCAGAAAGAATATAAAGCCTCTTCCAAagcccatttttcatttttaaaaattAACCAAAGTTTTTCAGCTGTCTATGTGACTTTTACTGGTTATGAATGGAGCTTAACCTTTGAGGATACCTGCAACTGCTTCAAAGTTGTATATATCTTGCCTTCCAagttatttttcttaaattttattaaaCTATTGTCCATAATATAATGGCACTTATAACCCCTTCTCCAAGATTCAGACTTTCCAACTCTTCGTGTATCTTAAAGAAGTGAATTGTTTGACTTTTCAACATGTATATGTTGATTTACTCATAACTAACGTAATAAGATAAGAAAGGGGCTGAAGCCACCGTGATAATGAGGTTGAGTTGAAAAGTTTAAATCAATTTTTTCCGAATTTTATTTTTACGCTTTTTTTAAAATTAAGATTagcattaaaaataatttatttatttctacTTTGTGGCCGGTGGATTGGTAAGcattattttatttcattcatATGTCCAGACAACATTGGAAAACCAAAAATAAGCATTGGCAACAGTAATTAATATATAGACATTAGTAATTTAGAAATTAAAATCTGTAATGTATGTTAGTATAGAACATTAGGGAGTACTAAATATTAGAGTGTTAGGATCGGGTACCCGGGTAgtacggaatttagccaaacaacggtataatgacaataacaaagacaatggaagttgataataacggcaattaaagaatataaagaagacacaaatttaacgtggttcggtcaaggtgacctacgtccacaagcggagatgagcaatttcactaaaccaacaagagtacaaaagagagtacaaaatactctaattaatcccaaataccccaagagaataacctcacaagatcactccaaaaaaagggttcacacaagagtgaaaagctcttgaattggtatGTTTGCAAATGAAGAGAAACTCCTCTATTAATAgtaagaaatccttggcctagtaatggatattatgtcatgacaaatgtcatgatccataaattttgttataatggatattatgtcatggcaaatgtcatgaaaatttggccatattacaaatctccacgttggcctaatttcggcttatatgtagtaaatttgctccaccttctctacaaaaaccccaatgggcaaaatcattcttcgtAAATgtcaatcaagttcaggcaaaggttttgtgaacatgtcagcaggattgtctctagtgttgatcttctgaacagagacttttcttcaccaatggtttctcggatgaaaaaatattttatatcaatgtgcttcgtaatctcatgatacatttgatctttagtcaagtgaatggcactttgactatcacagaaaatagTAATACCACATTGGTATAAAGTAATttcgcaaatagacccttcaaccataaagcttctttgatcgcctcggtcactgccatatattctgcttcggtagtagataaagctactacatgttgtaatgtagctttccaactaatagcgcaaccaccgatgcaaaatacatagcctgtaAGTGATCTTCTTTTGTTAAAATCActtgcataatctgagtctacaaaaccaaccaaagtgttagtatttctcccaaactccaaacatgtatttgaagtacctcgcaagtatctgagaatccatttcacagcatgccaatgtgatttaccagggcaagccatataccggcttaccatGCTTATTGTTTGTGAAATATTTGGACGTGTACAAActattatatacataatactgccgactgcactggaataaggaacttgtgccatgtacctctcttcttcctctgactgcggggactgagcagctgataacttaaaatgagcagcaagaggggtactaactggtttagcatctttcatgccaaacctctccaagactttcttcaagtacttcttctgggtcagaaatagcctgttggcttttcgatctcttttgatctccatgccaaggattttcttagctgctcccaaatctttcatctcaaattcacttttcagctgactttttcaattgtgaatttctgttaaatccttagcagcaatgagcatgtcatcaatatataataataggtacacaaatgaaccattaTTTAACTTCaggaagtaaacacaactatcatacatgcttctcgaataaccatgattaaacataaaggaatcaaatcttttataccattgtcttggagactgctttaatccgaacaagaatttcttcaacaagcaaatatgatcttcttttccttcaatttcaaatccttcgagttgatgcatgtatatttgtttctCAAGTTCGTCATGTCAGAAagctgtcttaacatcaagttatTCTAAtgccaaatcatacatggcaacgaaggcaagcaagacacgaatagagctatgtttaacaacagatgagaaaatattattaaaatcaactccttatACCtaactatagccctttgcaactaatcgtgccttatacctcgcatcttcaacccctgaaATGCCAtcttttttcttgaagacccatttgcaaccaacaattcgtTTTCTTGATGGCGGATTCataagagaccaagtaccattcttatggagagactcaatttcttcattcattgcaatcagccacttggctaagtcagcaccagaaactgcttttgaatattttgatggttctctaatttcttcagtttcctgtgcaactgaaaaagcaaatgtaacataatctccaaaccttaatggttgtttatcttctcttcttggtctatgtttggctatagaatactcctcttcttctggttcaacttcaggagtctcaactttaggaatttcagcttctgtctcaacttcaggagtttcaactgtattttgctccaaagttgatgagcttggctcagaaggaatgccaatctcaatctctacctggttctgtgtacactttcctttatctgtatcacaagaactagaagactcttttctagaatgtaacatagaagattcatcaaaggttacatctctgttaattataaattttggtgccatgggatcagaataccatagtcggtatcctttcaccccagatgcatacccaaggaaaatgcactttttagcccttggctctaattttccatcatttacatgcatgtatgcagggcaaccaaatatctttaaatcaaaataattagcaggagtacctgatcacacttcctctggagtcttaaagttcaaaggtacagaaggagctcggttgacaatataaaaagctgtagagatagcttctgcccaaaaggcgtttgtcaacccagcatttgaaatcatgcaacgagctctttccaaaagagttctattcatcctttctacCACACCATTTTGCCGAGGTgtttctcacagtacgatgtcgagcaatttcttcatttttgtaaaatttgttgaattcatcattacaaaattccaagccattatcttttctaagccgcttaacctgttttcctgtttgcttctcaatcaaaatttttcaatgtttgaaatttaagaaaacatcacttttatttttcaggaaataaatccaaacttttcttgaataatcatcaatgaaagttaacacatatctggcaccaccttttgatggggtacgtgaaagaccccaaagatctgaatgaatgtaattgaaagtaccttttgttctatgaattgctagagatttgaagctgactcttttatgcttcccgaacacacagtgttcacagaactccatattttcggtactttggccacataagagacctcttttgctgaggatggaaagacctttttcactcatttgccccaatcgcatatgccacaatttagtgatgtcagaatctgatttatcttatattgaaactgcagcagcacctgtaatagtagatcccaaaagagtatacaacatACCAGATCTGTTTGCTTTCATGATCATAAGAACACCATGAGAAATTTTTAGAACTCCAcattcacctgtgtacttgcacccaagagattctagagtgcccaaagagatgagatttttcttcaagtcaggaacatgtctaacatcggtgagagttctcaccacaccatcgtgcattttgattcggactgtaccttttccaataactttaCAGGCAgtattgttgcccatcaagacaactctacctccaatagattcatatgtggtaaataaatcctgactgggacacatatgataagaacaacccgaatctaaaattcactcatcgttagatttgaaactattattagttgctaaaaaaatagttttcTCAGTCTCATCAACAACTACACTTGCTTCGACAGTGTCAGTATTTtattgctcatttttcttttctgtatgtttttctttgtttttcaatttaaagcattcaaaaataatgtgacatttcttatgacaatatttgcacatgatatttctgtatctggattttgaccttgatttaggtttctcactgcttgaatctttcttattggatctacctcttatgaataagcctttcccttggttcccactagtttttccagtaatatctctatctatttgttcttttaatttcaaaatagatttgatatctttataagagatattatcttttccataaagcatagtatctcttatatgtttaaacgactggggtaaggaaataagcaataacacaacttgatcatcatctttgatttcagtATCTatattacttaaatccataagaagagaatcaaaagtatcaagatgagtaagtatagaggtaccttcagccatacgaaaagtgtagtgtttttgctttaggtaaagtctattttctactgttcttttcatatatagggttttaagctttttccatatgcctttggctgagctttctgctgcaacttcacgcaaaacctcatttgaaagatttaaaataatacttgcttttgcctttttgtctatgatggcaaactcctcgtccgccATTTTATCTGGCATTTTCTtctttccttgcagtgccaaatctaagccatcttgaattaggatagcttccatctttaatttccacattccgaagtttgcacttcggtcaaatttctcaacataagactttgttagagtcattttggctatttaaactaacccggttagatctggctctaataccaatttgttaggatcgggaacccgggtagtgcgaaatttagccaaacaacggtataatgacaataacaaagacaatgaaaaTTGATAATAAcagcaattaaagaatataaagaagacacaaatttaacgtggttcggtcaagatGACCTACGTCTACAaacggagaggagcaatttcactataccaacaagagtacaaaagagagtacaaaattagagttaatactctaattaatcccaaataccccaagagaataacctcacaagattactccaaagaaagggttcacacaagtgtttcccaacaatcactctcttacaaaatactctataatgaaataaaggaggagaaagaaagacaatagtgaaaagctcttgaattggtgtgtttgcaaatgaagagaaactcctctatttatagcaagaaatctttGGCCTAATAAtgaatattatgtcatgacaaatgtcatgatccacaaattttgttataaTTGATATTATAttatggcaaatgtcatgaaaatttagcCATATTAGATAGAGAAATGACACAAATGGCACAGTTGAAAAACAATAATCATTTTGAGGTCATAGGAGCAATGTAATCCTTATAACAATATCAAATTACAGATGAAAAAAAGAAATAAGGATGAAGCCTACGGATTCCAACCCAGAATACAGAGATTGAAGAGCATTGGCAGGCTTTGTTCAACCAGTAGAGCCGCAAAAACCTTATGAACGCGTGTCCCATTTAACTTTTATAACACTTATTTGTTTTAAAACATTTCTAAATGCACGTGCGCAATATTTTCCGAGATGGCGAGTGCCAGGGCACCCAACCCGGGATGTAGGTCTACCTCTATACTTATCCCCTTCTTTTTTTCTCTAAGGGTTAGATAAGTTTGAGTTAGGAGAAAAGTAAAGAGAAGGACCGGTAAGAATCGAACCTTACACTTGTAAGATATTTATAAGATAACATCCCTAGCTATTACTCAAATACTTTTGCCTTCTTATTAACCAATTCCAAATGAAAGAGGCAGAGTCACATTAAATCACATTGGCGATGGGGCAAGACATATATATTGGAATCTAAGCACAagatgatttaattaataaactGTAGTCTAGCTTGTAGCCTAATAGCATTCACTAATTCTCGATAATTTTCGCCAACAAAACTTCTCTACATTGAATCGCTTTAGAGAACACACAATAGTAGCACTAGCTAGCGACTAAATTTCTATCATGTGAAGTACAAATGATTTCACTTTCATCCACCAACTAACAAGCTAAGTTAAGAGGGATAAAACCAAAGATAGGTGGAGGGACTAGTTGTAGGTTGTAATCCTACATGCACATGGCTATGATTGGCCAAAAATGACCAAACAACCTATAATTGTGAACTTTATTCACTTCCAATTCATTCCTTATCTTCAATTCATAAAAATATCCATAGAACCAGAACTGACCACTAGTTAGGATGGCCTATCCTACAAGTTGAATTCTATAAATTCCCAAGTGAACCTAAAGCTGGTACATAAATATTTCTTCAAAATATTTGTACAAGCTAAGCTAGTTACTCAAAAAATGATAGTAGGTTCTAAGGCATTTTCTGTTTTTATTTTGTTGAATGTAATAGTGTTTTTCACTTGTGTTTCATCTCATAATGTACCATGCCCTCCAACTCCAAAGAGTAAGCCAGTGACTCCATCCCCAACAAAAGCCCCAGCTAAGTGCCCTAAAGATACACTAAAATTTGGTGTGTGTGGAGATTGGCTAGGGCTGATTCATGAGGTAATTGGGGCAAAACCAAGTAGTCAATGTTGTGCTCTTTTGGAAGGGATAGCAGATGTTGAAGCTGCTTTGTGCTTATGCACTGCCATTAAGGTCAATGCTTTGGGGGCCCTTAACCTCAAAATTCCCATTGCCATCAGTTTGGTTCTTAATTCTTGTGGAAAGAAAGTGCCTAAAGGCTTTAAATGTGCTTGACGGTTTAAAGTGGCGTACGCAGAATTTTGCGCAAGCACTCTACCCTATCTATTGTGACAATTCAGCTTGTAAATGGGTTCGAATCTAGCATCAATTATGTTGTTCTTGTGGCTTTACTTTCTGTCTTAAAATGTTATTTACTTGGTATTTTTTTTCCAAGCAATATCAGTCTAACGTATATATAAATCCTTTAAATTAAACATATGAAGAATGCTTTTCATGAAACGACGTCGGATAACTGATTCAGTTTCATTTGCGGAGCTAGGTATATCAACATAGTGGAGGTGCAGGGTGATTGTGTACAATATAATAGACCCTTGTGATACGACTCTTCCTCGAACCATGCGCATAGTGATAGCTTAGTGCGCGAAACTGCTTTCTTTTTTTATCTTGGTTTCTCAACAGCTAGAAACAACAATTCAttaaagagaaagagaaagcCAGAGATAAACAAGGAAAATGTACTCTTACTGTGTAAAGGGAAAAAACAAAATACAAGCAAAACAGGTAAAGTTATGTTGATATGTAAAAAGTTATTAACTGTTAGCACGTCGTATAAGTTAAAATTCTTATTCAGAACAAGTGCATAAGCAATCGATCGCTCTGCTTCTCCAACCCGCATAAGATGTTCTCCTTCGTCTTTTTATTCAAGATAATCAGAGTTATGAACTACTCTGACATGTGACAATATTTTGATGGCATTGACTTGAAATTGGTAGTGGAATAAGTGTCTGCACCATTGGCCTGGACATATCAGCAAAAAAAATTGCACCATTCCGCATAGAGCAAATTCAACAAGAACACACTTCACTGGTTAAAAACTATGCAACAATTCATGTTTAAGAGCGCATTCTGCCCGCTGTTAATCGAATTAACACACGAAAAGTGATGTCGATACAAATATACGAGAATGTTTGCTAAGGATATGCTCTCAACGTACAGTACTCTGTATTCAAAAAGTGACTCCTCATAAATATTGGAACATCCTTTACTTGTTCTTTGAGCTAAACACAGAATCTCTGCATATTCATGGCTAGCGATGGATTCAAGACATGAAAATATGTGATTCCTTCATCTCATAATTTTTTTCCTTAACTCTCATGCATGAATATGCAAATGTATACGCTAAAAACCGCAACGGGTTTCTCTGCATACGGATGTTGGAGGTTACATCAAGTTATATGGACCCTTCATTTATTTGCCTTAACATATTGTGTCGAACAAGTGTTGTAACAAACATGTAATAAGTTGTTATACGCACAGAAGAAATTGATCCAAACTGCAACTCTAAGGATCATATAGTACTAACAACTGATCCGTCCAAACTGGTAAGATGGTATAAACATGCTCTTTCTCACTTCAAGTTTAACCTGATGGGTGCAACAAAAGCAATCTATGCAGTGATGGTGGCTGAGGCGGAGCCAAAATTTAAACTTTATGGGTTTTGGATTTTAGAACGACTTTAAGTGTTAATAACTGGATTCTAAATATAattttgtacatatttaatgaattttaagAAACGGTTGTTTGAACAAAAGCTATTAAATTCGCCGAACGCGTATATGGGGTTCTACCTCCGCCACTGACGGGTGGTAGAGACATTTTGAGAGGAGATAGGGATCAGCTTGTTATGGCATATGCACTTCATTTTGGGTGATGTATAGTAATATGTATAGGGATCAGCTTGTTATGGCATATGCACTTCATTTTGGGTGATGTATAGTAATATGTGGCTGAACCTCAGGCA contains:
- the LOC104102744 gene encoding putative lipid-binding protein At4g00165, whose translation is MIVGSKAFSVFILLNVIVFFTCVSSHNVPCPPTPKSKPVTPSPTKAPAKCPKDTLKFGVCGDWLGLIHEVIGAKPSSQCCALLEGIADVEAALCLCTAIKVNALGALNLKIPIAISLVLNSCGKKVPKGFKCA